The following proteins are co-located in the Microbacterium sp. SORGH_AS_0888 genome:
- the metK gene encoding methionine adenosyltransferase has translation MTELRLFTSESVTEGHPDKICDQISDSILDALLAVDRDSRVAVETLVTTGLVHVAGEVRTSGYVDIPTIVRQVVNRIGYTSSDTGFDGDSCGVSVSIGEQSTDIAHGVDTALEHREGASSDPHDAQGAGDQGIMFGYATNETPQLMPTAIWAAHRIAERLTDARRSGALPFLRPDGKTQVTLGYEGQVPRTVETVVLSTQHHPDISQAALRAAVQAEVIDPVLAETGLDVSNVEYFVNPAGPFVTGGPKGDAGLTGRKIIIDTYGGAARHGGGAFSGKDPSKVDRSAAYAMRWVAKNAVAAGLSDRLEVQVAYAIGKAKPVGLYVETFGTGHVSDELITRAILEVFDLRPAAIIEQLDLLRPIYARTAAYGHFGRELPEFTWERLDRVDELRAAAGV, from the coding sequence ATGACCGAGTTGCGCCTGTTCACGTCCGAGTCCGTCACCGAGGGGCATCCCGACAAGATCTGCGATCAGATCTCGGACTCGATCCTCGACGCTCTGCTCGCGGTCGACCGCGACAGCCGTGTCGCGGTCGAGACGCTCGTGACGACGGGGCTCGTGCACGTCGCCGGCGAGGTGCGCACCTCGGGCTATGTCGACATCCCCACGATCGTCCGGCAGGTCGTCAACCGCATCGGCTACACCTCCAGCGACACCGGCTTCGACGGCGACTCGTGCGGGGTGAGCGTATCGATCGGTGAGCAGTCGACCGACATCGCCCACGGCGTCGACACGGCGCTGGAGCACCGCGAGGGCGCGTCGTCCGATCCGCACGACGCGCAGGGCGCGGGCGACCAGGGCATCATGTTCGGGTACGCCACGAACGAGACGCCGCAGCTCATGCCGACGGCGATCTGGGCCGCGCACCGCATCGCCGAGCGACTCACGGACGCGCGCCGCAGCGGAGCGCTGCCCTTCCTCCGGCCCGACGGCAAGACCCAGGTCACGCTCGGCTACGAGGGTCAGGTGCCGCGCACCGTCGAGACCGTCGTGCTGTCCACGCAGCACCACCCCGACATCTCGCAGGCGGCCCTGCGCGCCGCGGTGCAGGCGGAGGTCATCGACCCCGTCCTCGCCGAGACCGGTCTCGACGTCTCGAACGTCGAGTACTTCGTCAACCCCGCGGGCCCGTTCGTCACGGGCGGGCCGAAGGGCGACGCCGGGCTCACGGGGCGCAAGATCATCATCGACACCTACGGCGGGGCGGCTCGTCACGGCGGCGGCGCGTTCAGCGGAAAAGACCCGTCCAAGGTCGACCGGTCCGCGGCGTACGCGATGCGGTGGGTCGCCAAGAACGCCGTCGCCGCAGGCCTGTCCGACCGCCTCGAGGTCCAGGTCGCCTATGCGATCGGCAAAGCCAAGCCCGTGGGGCTGTACGTCGAGACGTTCGGCACGGGACACGTGTCCGACGAGCTGATCACGCGGGCGATCCTCGAGGTCTTCGACCTGCGACCGGCCGCGATCATCGAACAGCTCGACCTGCTGCGTCCGATCTACGCTCGCACGGCCGCCTACGGGCACTTCGGTCGCGAGCTGCCCGAGTTCACCTGGGAGCGGCTGGACCGCGTCGACGAGCTGCGCGCCGCCGCCGGGGTCTGA
- the gmk gene encoding guanylate kinase: MVDAQHPPEVDRVAASRRAVEARRARASLKRDIATRVVSPQEALRRAIADPTSPAGTLRVPDFLTALPAIGESKRDRILAELGISPVKRLGGLGVRQRRTLAQWLDTRMPEPTPRPHRSRLVVLAGPTAVGKGTVAEQIRREHPEILLSVSATTRPPRPGEVDGEHYFFVDDARFDAMVAGGELLEHATVHNKYRYGTPRGPIEQALAAGRSVLLEIDLQGARQVRRAAPDATLVFLLPPSWDELVQRLVGRGTEDAEERARRLRTAKRELAAQGEFDFHVVNAEVAEAARQVAALAS; encoded by the coding sequence ATGGTTGACGCGCAGCACCCGCCCGAGGTGGATCGTGTGGCGGCGTCGCGGCGTGCGGTCGAGGCTCGACGCGCGCGCGCGAGCCTCAAGCGCGACATCGCGACCCGGGTCGTCTCGCCGCAGGAGGCTCTGCGCCGAGCGATCGCGGACCCGACCTCGCCCGCCGGGACGCTCCGCGTACCCGACTTCCTCACGGCTCTCCCCGCGATCGGGGAGAGCAAGCGCGACCGGATCCTGGCCGAGCTGGGCATCTCCCCGGTCAAGCGGCTGGGTGGTCTGGGCGTGCGTCAGCGTCGTACGTTGGCGCAGTGGCTCGACACGCGGATGCCCGAGCCGACGCCGCGTCCCCATCGGAGCCGGCTGGTCGTGCTGGCGGGTCCCACCGCCGTCGGCAAGGGCACCGTGGCGGAGCAGATCCGCCGCGAGCACCCGGAGATCCTCCTGTCGGTGTCGGCGACGACCCGCCCGCCGCGTCCCGGGGAGGTCGACGGCGAGCACTACTTCTTCGTCGACGACGCCCGTTTCGACGCGATGGTCGCGGGCGGCGAGCTGCTCGAGCACGCGACCGTGCACAACAAGTACCGGTACGGCACGCCGCGGGGACCGATCGAGCAGGCTCTCGCCGCCGGCCGCTCCGTGCTGCTGGAGATCGATCTGCAGGGCGCGCGCCAGGTGCGCCGGGCGGCTCCCGACGCGACGCTCGTCTTCCTGCTCCCGCCGAGCTGGGACGAGCTCGTGCAGCGTCTGGTCGGACGGGGCACGGAGGACGCCGAGGAACGCGCCCGCCGGCTGAGGACGGCGAAGCGCGAGCTGGCCGCGCAGGGCGAGTTCGATTTCCACGTCGTCAACGCCGAGGTCGCCGAGGCCGCTCGGCAGGTCGCCGCCCTGGCGAGCTGA
- the carB gene encoding carbamoyl-phosphate synthase large subunit, whose product MPKRDDIHSVLVIGSGPIVIGQACEFDYSGTQACRVLRAEGVRVILVNSNPATIMTDPDFADATYIEPITPEVIETIIAKEKPDAILPTLGGQTALNAAMALHQRGILEKYGVELIGAKVEAIRKGEDRQIFKELVIEAGADVAASVICHSMDDLLAGAEKLGYPLVVRPSFTMGGLGSGFAYDEADLRRIGGAGLHDSPTHEVLLEESILGWKEYELELMRDMADNTVVVCSIENVDPVGVHTGDSITVAPALTLTDREYQRLRDIGIDIIRAVGVDTGGCNIQFAVDPATGRIIVIEMNPRVSRSSALASKATGFPIAKIAAKLAIGYRLDEIPNDITKVTPASFEPTLDYVVVKVPRFNFEKFPAADATLTTTMKSVGEAMAIGRNYTTALQKALRSLEKRGSSFHWGEEKRSVAELLEIAKTPTDGRIVVLQQALRLGATAEQAFEATKIDPWFIDQMVLINEVAEFVRTAAELDAGTLRIAKEHGFSDAQLAQLRGITEEEVRGLRHGLGIRPVYKTVDTCAGEFPALTPYHYSSYDTETEVAPSDRTKVVIIGSGPNRIGQGVEFDYSCVHASFALADAGYETVMVNCNPETVSTDYDTSDRLYFEPLTLEDVLEVLHAESASGEILGVICQLGGQTPLGLAKGIEQAGYRILGTSPAAIDLAEERELFSRLLDDAGLVAPRNGTAIDVDGAVAVAEEIGYPVLVRPSFVLGGRGMEIVYDTPSLRDYFVRVADQAIIGPGMPLLVDRFLDDAVELDVDALFDGTDLYIGGVMEHLEEAGIHSGDSSCTLPPISLGRTEIDRVREATRAIAQGVGVRGLLNVQFAVSAGVLYVIEANPRASRTVPFVSKALGIPLAKAASRIMAGATIAELKAEGMLPPEDGSRVPLDAPVAVKEAVLPFKRFRTADGRTVDSVLGPEMRSTGEVMGIDLDFPAAFAKSQAAAYGGLPTSGTVFISVADSDKREVIFPARRLQEMGFRIIATEGTAEILARNGIRAEVVNKYSATQASGERNIVDLIDAGEVDIVVNTPSGGSTRADGYEIRAAAVAGDKALFTTIAVMGAAVSALPILREGFAVKSLQEYAADRAKA is encoded by the coding sequence ATGCCTAAGCGCGACGACATCCATTCCGTCCTCGTCATCGGCTCCGGCCCGATCGTCATCGGCCAGGCCTGCGAGTTCGACTACTCCGGCACCCAGGCGTGCCGCGTGCTGCGCGCCGAGGGCGTGCGCGTGATCCTCGTCAACTCCAACCCGGCGACGATCATGACCGATCCCGACTTCGCCGACGCGACCTACATCGAGCCGATCACGCCAGAGGTGATCGAGACGATCATCGCGAAGGAGAAGCCCGACGCGATCCTGCCGACCCTCGGCGGGCAGACGGCGCTCAACGCGGCGATGGCCCTCCACCAGCGCGGCATCCTGGAGAAGTACGGCGTCGAGCTCATCGGCGCCAAGGTCGAGGCGATCCGCAAGGGCGAGGACCGGCAGATCTTCAAGGAGCTCGTGATCGAGGCGGGCGCGGATGTCGCGGCCTCCGTGATCTGCCACTCGATGGACGACCTCCTCGCCGGCGCGGAGAAGCTCGGCTACCCGCTCGTGGTGCGTCCGAGCTTCACGATGGGCGGTCTCGGCTCGGGCTTCGCCTACGACGAGGCGGACCTGCGCCGCATCGGCGGGGCGGGGCTCCACGACTCGCCCACGCACGAGGTTCTGCTGGAGGAGTCGATCCTCGGGTGGAAGGAGTACGAGCTCGAGCTCATGCGCGACATGGCCGACAACACGGTCGTCGTCTGCTCGATCGAGAACGTCGATCCCGTCGGCGTGCACACGGGCGACTCGATCACGGTGGCGCCCGCCCTCACGCTCACGGATCGCGAGTACCAGCGTCTCCGCGACATCGGCATCGACATCATCCGCGCGGTCGGCGTCGACACCGGCGGCTGCAACATCCAGTTCGCGGTCGATCCGGCGACGGGACGCATCATCGTGATCGAGATGAACCCGCGGGTGTCGCGCTCCTCGGCGCTCGCGTCGAAGGCGACGGGCTTCCCGATCGCCAAGATCGCGGCGAAGCTCGCGATCGGCTATCGCCTCGACGAGATCCCGAACGACATCACGAAGGTGACGCCGGCGAGCTTCGAGCCGACGCTCGACTACGTCGTGGTCAAGGTGCCGCGGTTCAACTTCGAGAAGTTCCCGGCCGCAGACGCGACCCTCACGACGACCATGAAGTCGGTGGGCGAGGCGATGGCGATCGGCCGCAACTACACGACGGCGCTCCAGAAGGCCTTGCGCTCGCTGGAGAAGCGCGGGTCGAGTTTCCACTGGGGCGAGGAGAAGCGGTCGGTCGCCGAGCTGCTCGAGATCGCGAAGACGCCCACGGACGGGCGCATCGTCGTGCTGCAGCAGGCGCTGCGACTCGGCGCCACCGCGGAGCAGGCGTTCGAGGCCACCAAGATCGACCCCTGGTTCATCGACCAGATGGTGCTGATCAACGAGGTCGCGGAGTTCGTGCGGACGGCGGCGGAGCTCGATGCCGGCACCCTCCGCATCGCGAAGGAGCACGGCTTCAGCGACGCGCAGCTCGCGCAGCTGCGCGGCATCACGGAGGAGGAGGTCCGGGGGCTGCGTCACGGCCTCGGCATCCGCCCGGTCTACAAGACGGTCGACACCTGCGCGGGCGAGTTCCCGGCGCTCACGCCCTACCACTACTCGTCCTATGACACCGAGACCGAGGTCGCGCCGAGCGACCGCACGAAGGTCGTCATCATCGGCAGCGGGCCGAACCGCATCGGACAGGGCGTCGAGTTCGACTACTCGTGCGTGCACGCCTCCTTCGCGCTCGCGGATGCCGGGTACGAGACCGTCATGGTCAACTGCAACCCCGAGACCGTCTCGACCGACTACGACACGAGCGACCGGCTCTACTTCGAGCCGCTGACGCTCGAGGACGTCCTCGAGGTCCTGCACGCGGAGTCCGCCTCGGGCGAGATCCTCGGCGTCATCTGCCAGCTGGGGGGCCAGACCCCGCTCGGCCTCGCGAAGGGGATCGAACAGGCCGGCTACCGCATCCTCGGCACGAGCCCCGCCGCCATCGACCTCGCCGAGGAGCGCGAGCTGTTCTCGCGGCTCCTCGACGACGCCGGCCTCGTGGCGCCGCGCAACGGCACCGCGATCGATGTCGACGGCGCGGTCGCGGTCGCGGAGGAGATCGGCTACCCCGTGCTGGTCCGCCCGAGCTTCGTGCTCGGCGGCCGCGGCATGGAGATCGTCTACGACACCCCGAGCCTGCGCGACTACTTCGTCCGCGTCGCCGACCAGGCGATCATCGGCCCCGGGATGCCGCTGCTGGTCGACCGGTTCCTCGACGACGCCGTGGAGCTCGACGTGGACGCGCTGTTCGACGGCACCGACCTGTACATCGGCGGCGTCATGGAGCACCTGGAGGAGGCCGGCATCCACTCGGGCGACTCGAGCTGCACGCTGCCGCCGATCTCCCTCGGACGCACCGAGATCGACCGCGTCCGCGAGGCGACGCGGGCCATCGCGCAGGGCGTGGGGGTGCGCGGGCTGCTGAACGTCCAGTTCGCCGTCTCCGCGGGTGTGCTCTACGTCATCGAGGCGAACCCCCGTGCCTCTCGCACGGTGCCGTTCGTGTCGAAGGCGCTCGGCATCCCGCTCGCCAAGGCGGCCAGCCGCATCATGGCGGGCGCCACGATCGCCGAGCTCAAGGCCGAGGGGATGCTGCCGCCCGAGGACGGCTCGCGCGTCCCGCTCGACGCGCCGGTCGCCGTCAAGGAGGCCGTGCTGCCGTTCAAGCGGTTCCGCACGGCCGACGGCCGCACCGTGGACTCCGTGCTCGGTCCGGAGATGCGCTCCACCGGCGAGGTCATGGGAATCGACCTCGACTTCCCCGCAGCGTTCGCGAAGAGCCAGGCGGCCGCCTACGGGGGGCTCCCGACATCCGGGACCGTCTTCATCTCCGTCGCCGACAGCGACAAGCGCGAGGTCATCTTCCCCGCACGGCGCCTGCAGGAGATGGGCTTCCGCATCATCGCCACGGAGGGCACCGCGGAGATCCTCGCCCGCAACGGCATCCGCGCCGAGGTCGTGAACAAGTACTCCGCGACCCAGGCGTCGGGCGAGCGCAACATCGTCGATCTGATCGACGCCGGTGAGGTCGACATCGTCGTGAACACGCCCTCGGGCGGCTCGACGCGCGCCGACGGCTACGAGATCCGCGCGGCTGCCGTCGCGGGCGACAAGGCGCTGTTCACGACGATCGCGGTCATGGGTGCCGCCGTCAGCGCGCTGCCGATCCTGCGCGAGGGCTTCGCGGTCAAGAGCCTGCAGGAGTACGCGGCAGACCGGGCGAAGGCGTGA
- a CDS encoding primosomal protein N', with protein MSARRVARVLIDSPLPQLDRLFDYDIPPELVDAAVPGVRVKVPLRSLGRVVDGYLVEVGEAADAERPLSALDVVVSPARVLPERLYRVARRVADRAAGSASDVLRLVIPRRMVRAEKAWAAAPAPAAPEVAPETLRWAQEVLGAYPGLTSALAAGERLAVDAPPRPLTLPDGTVIGAWAVLLCAAAVSTLAQGHSAVLVVPDHRDQEQLAAALAAHLPGDAVVRDDARRPAPARYAAYLRVLADAPCVVIGNRSAVYSPAARTGLVAIWNDGDPLLGEPLSPGVHARDAALVRQELEGGALLFAGHTRTTDVERLVAVGWVRDVPAVRRQSPRVVLSAPADGLAQARIPSQAFAAVREALTTGPVLVQVARPGYAPVVVCADCRRPARCVHCTGPLRVRSARRLPECSWCGRAATGWRCGHCEGSGLRLASAGSERTADELGRAFPNTRVIVADADHPVTQVEGRPALVVATRGAEPLADGGYRAVLLLDGDRMLLAEDLRIGEFCLRWWSDAAALVAPGAPVHLVGVTGPVARALATWTQPAYARSELAERAPLKMPPAVRVASLEGSPASVSQALETLRAEVPGLAPDAVIGPARQPGEDPPLDRALVRFEYAQGSVVCRSLRASVVADAVRGRRPRRGGPGRPTLRVRVDVPDPDL; from the coding sequence GTGAGCGCCCGCCGCGTCGCGCGCGTGCTCATCGATTCGCCGCTGCCGCAGCTCGATCGGCTGTTCGACTACGACATCCCGCCCGAGCTGGTGGACGCCGCGGTTCCCGGCGTGCGGGTCAAGGTGCCGTTGCGCTCCCTCGGCCGCGTCGTCGACGGCTACCTCGTGGAGGTGGGCGAGGCAGCGGATGCGGAGCGTCCGCTGTCCGCGCTGGATGTCGTGGTGTCACCTGCCCGGGTGCTGCCGGAGCGGCTCTATCGTGTCGCGCGTCGCGTCGCCGACCGCGCGGCCGGCAGCGCGAGCGACGTCCTGCGGCTCGTCATCCCGCGCCGCATGGTGCGTGCCGAGAAGGCCTGGGCCGCAGCACCTGCGCCCGCGGCGCCCGAGGTCGCTCCCGAGACCCTCCGGTGGGCTCAGGAGGTCCTGGGCGCCTATCCCGGGCTCACATCGGCCTTGGCGGCGGGGGAGCGTCTCGCGGTCGACGCCCCGCCCCGCCCTCTCACCCTGCCGGACGGCACCGTCATCGGCGCATGGGCCGTGCTGCTGTGCGCCGCCGCGGTCTCGACTCTTGCGCAGGGCCACAGCGCCGTGCTGGTCGTGCCGGACCATCGTGACCAGGAGCAGCTGGCCGCCGCGCTGGCCGCGCACCTGCCCGGCGATGCGGTCGTGCGCGACGACGCGCGCAGGCCGGCACCCGCTCGCTACGCTGCCTACCTGCGCGTCCTGGCCGATGCGCCCTGCGTCGTGATCGGCAACCGTTCGGCCGTGTACTCGCCCGCGGCGCGGACGGGGCTGGTCGCGATCTGGAACGACGGGGATCCCCTTCTCGGCGAGCCGCTGAGTCCCGGGGTCCATGCGCGGGACGCGGCCCTCGTTCGGCAGGAGCTCGAGGGCGGTGCGCTCCTGTTCGCCGGGCACACCCGGACGACGGACGTCGAACGTCTCGTCGCCGTGGGCTGGGTGCGCGATGTGCCCGCCGTGCGACGGCAGAGCCCCCGAGTGGTGCTGAGCGCGCCCGCCGACGGACTCGCGCAGGCGCGTATTCCATCGCAGGCGTTCGCCGCCGTCCGGGAGGCGCTCACGACCGGTCCGGTACTGGTGCAGGTGGCGCGGCCGGGCTACGCACCCGTCGTGGTGTGCGCCGATTGCCGGCGACCGGCGCGATGCGTGCACTGCACGGGCCCTCTGCGCGTGCGCAGTGCGCGGCGGCTGCCGGAGTGCTCGTGGTGCGGGCGGGCGGCCACGGGCTGGCGCTGCGGGCACTGCGAGGGTTCCGGTCTGCGTCTGGCCTCGGCGGGCAGCGAGCGGACCGCGGACGAGCTCGGACGGGCGTTCCCGAACACGCGTGTGATCGTCGCGGACGCCGATCATCCCGTCACCCAGGTCGAGGGCCGACCCGCGCTCGTCGTCGCGACCCGCGGCGCCGAGCCGCTCGCCGACGGCGGGTACCGAGCCGTGCTGCTGCTCGACGGCGATCGGATGCTGCTGGCCGAAGACCTGCGCATCGGCGAGTTCTGCCTGCGCTGGTGGTCGGATGCGGCGGCTCTCGTCGCGCCCGGAGCGCCGGTGCACCTCGTCGGCGTGACGGGGCCGGTGGCCCGCGCGCTCGCGACCTGGACGCAGCCGGCCTATGCCCGGTCGGAGCTCGCCGAGCGGGCGCCGCTGAAGATGCCGCCGGCGGTGCGGGTCGCCTCGCTCGAGGGCTCGCCCGCGTCGGTCTCTCAGGCGCTCGAGACCCTTCGCGCGGAGGTGCCCGGCCTCGCGCCCGACGCCGTGATCGGTCCCGCCCGCCAGCCGGGAGAGGACCCGCCGCTCGACCGCGCCCTCGTGCGTTTCGAGTACGCGCAGGGTTCGGTGGTGTGCCGGTCGCTGCGCGCGAGCGTCGTCGCGGACGCCGTGCGGGGCCGCCGTCCCCGACGCGGCGGACCGGGTCGGCCTACACTCAGAGTGCGGGTCGACGTACCCGATCCCGACCTCTGA
- the pyrF gene encoding orotidine-5'-phosphate decarboxylase, whose product MSQDVARIVRHPRGRATVDGVVSFGDRLRAALEAHGPLCVGIDPHEHLLREWSLPVNAQGVREFGLRVVAAATGRVGVVKPQVAFFERFGAAGFTALEEVLRAARDAELIVIADAKRGDIGSTMAGYAAAWLDEGSPLEADAVTLSPYLGPDSLDETFAYARERGKGVFVLAATSNPEAGELQRAVGASGSVAADVARAVRAFAVAPGLHDLGLVIGATVDRSTFGLSDDALADVPILAPGFGAQGAEPADLGRLFGALAGNVVASESRSILSAGPEGLAARIEQRRALYPEARHG is encoded by the coding sequence ATGTCGCAGGATGTCGCCCGAATCGTGCGACATCCGCGCGGTCGTGCGACCGTGGACGGCGTCGTGAGCTTCGGCGACCGCCTGCGGGCGGCGCTGGAGGCCCACGGGCCGTTGTGCGTCGGCATCGATCCGCACGAGCACCTGCTCCGGGAGTGGTCGCTGCCGGTGAACGCGCAGGGCGTGCGCGAGTTCGGCCTGCGGGTCGTCGCCGCGGCCACGGGGCGCGTGGGCGTGGTGAAGCCGCAGGTGGCGTTCTTCGAGCGTTTCGGCGCCGCGGGCTTCACGGCCCTCGAAGAGGTGCTCCGCGCGGCGCGTGACGCGGAGCTGATCGTGATCGCCGACGCCAAGCGCGGTGACATCGGCTCCACGATGGCGGGCTACGCCGCTGCCTGGCTGGACGAGGGGTCGCCGCTCGAGGCGGATGCGGTCACGCTCAGCCCGTATCTCGGACCGGACTCGCTCGACGAGACGTTCGCGTACGCGCGCGAGCGGGGCAAGGGCGTCTTCGTGCTGGCTGCGACCAGCAACCCGGAGGCGGGAGAGCTCCAGCGTGCCGTCGGCGCGTCGGGCAGCGTCGCCGCCGACGTCGCCCGAGCGGTGCGCGCGTTCGCCGTCGCGCCGGGTCTGCACGACCTGGGGCTCGTCATCGGGGCGACGGTCGACCGCTCGACCTTCGGGCTGTCCGACGACGCCCTCGCGGACGTTCCGATCCTCGCGCCCGGATTCGGCGCGCAGGGCGCGGAGCCGGCCGACCTCGGACGTCTGTTCGGCGCCCTCGCGGGAAACGTGGTCGCGAGCGAGAGCCGCAGCATCCTCTCGGCGGGCCCGGAGGGTCTCGCCGCCCGAATCGAGCAGCGCCGAGCGCTGTACCCGGAGGCACGGCATGGTTGA
- a CDS encoding dihydroorotase: MSETLLIRGARIHDGDAADILIADGTIAEIGTGVSRSGATVVDADGLIALPGLVDLHTHLREPGYEASETVLTGSQAGAAGGYTALFAMPNTSPVADTAGVVEQELALGEAAGYLAVQPIGAVTVGQKGERLAELGAMAQSRARVRVFSDDGFCVWDPLIMRRALEYVKAFDGVVAQHAQDPRLTEGAQMNEGTVSAELGLAGWPAVAEESIIARDVLLAEHVGSRLHVCHLSTAGSVDIIRWAKKRGVNVTAEVTPHHLLLTEELARGYDARFKVNPPLRRDEDVHAVREGLADGTIDIVATDHAPHPHEAKACEWAAAANGMVGLESALRVVQLAMVETGLLGWGDVARVMSAAPARIGRLAGQGRPIAVGEPAHLSLHDPAGATVFDRDSLRGRSINSPYLGRELPGRVAWTLYAGRPTLRDGVLAPAEEVAR, translated from the coding sequence GTGAGCGAGACACTCCTCATCCGCGGCGCACGCATCCACGACGGGGACGCCGCGGACATCCTGATCGCCGACGGCACGATCGCCGAGATCGGCACCGGCGTCTCCCGCTCCGGGGCGACCGTGGTCGACGCCGACGGCCTCATCGCCCTCCCCGGGCTCGTCGATCTCCACACGCATCTGCGCGAGCCCGGCTACGAGGCCAGCGAGACCGTGCTCACGGGCTCCCAGGCGGGAGCCGCGGGCGGCTACACGGCGCTGTTCGCGATGCCGAACACGTCCCCGGTCGCCGACACGGCCGGCGTGGTCGAGCAGGAGCTCGCGCTCGGCGAGGCGGCGGGCTACCTGGCGGTGCAGCCGATCGGCGCGGTGACGGTGGGCCAGAAGGGCGAGCGTCTCGCCGAGCTGGGCGCGATGGCGCAGTCGCGCGCCCGCGTGCGCGTGTTCAGCGACGACGGGTTCTGCGTCTGGGACCCGCTCATCATGCGCCGCGCCCTGGAGTACGTGAAGGCCTTCGACGGCGTCGTGGCGCAGCACGCCCAGGACCCCCGTCTCACGGAGGGCGCCCAGATGAACGAGGGCACGGTGTCGGCCGAGCTCGGACTCGCCGGCTGGCCGGCGGTCGCCGAGGAGTCGATCATCGCGCGGGACGTCCTGCTGGCCGAGCACGTGGGTTCGCGGCTGCACGTGTGCCATCTCTCGACGGCCGGCTCGGTCGACATCATCCGCTGGGCCAAGAAGCGCGGCGTCAACGTCACGGCAGAGGTCACGCCCCACCACCTCCTGCTCACCGAGGAGCTCGCTCGGGGCTACGACGCGCGGTTCAAGGTCAATCCGCCGTTGCGACGCGATGAGGACGTGCACGCGGTGCGAGAGGGGCTCGCCGATGGGACGATCGACATCGTCGCGACCGATCACGCTCCCCACCCGCACGAGGCGAAGGCCTGTGAGTGGGCTGCGGCGGCGAACGGCATGGTGGGGCTCGAGAGCGCCCTCCGGGTCGTTCAGCTCGCGATGGTCGAGACCGGCCTCCTCGGCTGGGGCGACGTCGCGCGCGTCATGAGCGCGGCGCCGGCGCGCATCGGGCGTCTCGCCGGGCAGGGACGGCCGATCGCGGTCGGCGAGCCCGCCCATCTGAGCCTGCACGACCCCGCGGGTGCCACGGTCTTCGACCGTGACTCGCTCCGGGGACGCAGCATCAACTCGCCGTATCTCGGCCGGGAGCTCCCCGGGCGCGTGGCGTGGACCCTGTACGCCGGAAGGCCCACGCTCCGAGACGGTGTCCTGGCTCCGGCAGAGGAGGTCGCCCGATGA
- the rpoZ gene encoding DNA-directed RNA polymerase subunit omega, which yields MAGHTQGIIDPPIDSLLEKVDSKYQLVIYAAKRARQINDYYSDLHEGNLFDNVGPLVDSTIEDKPLTIALHEIHEDKLRLRQAD from the coding sequence GTGGCCGGACACACCCAGGGCATCATCGACCCGCCCATCGACAGCCTGCTCGAGAAGGTCGACTCGAAGTACCAGCTCGTGATCTACGCCGCCAAGCGCGCCCGCCAGATCAACGACTACTACTCGGACCTCCACGAGGGAAACCTCTTCGACAACGTCGGTCCGCTCGTGGACTCCACGATCGAGGACAAGCCCCTCACGATCGCGCTGCACGAGATCCACGAGGACAAGCTGCGCCTTCGCCAGGCCGACTGA
- a CDS encoding aspartate carbamoyltransferase catalytic subunit: MRHLLDTRGLDRADALRILDVAEDMADTQRREVKKLPTLRGKTVVNLFFEDSTRTRISFEAAAKRLSADVINFAAKGSSVSKGESLQDTAQTLQAMAADAVVIRHQASGAPRTLATSGWITAGVVNAGDGTHEHPTQALLDAFTIRKRFFGEDSRGRDLAGLHVTIVGDILHSRVARSNVWLLHTLGAEVTLVGPPTLIPQDVSAWPAGVSYDLDEAIAEGPDALMMLRIQLERMNAAYFPTEREYSRAWGLDARRLAALPADSIVMHPGPMNRGLEISADAADSPRSTVLEQVTNGVSIRMAVLYLLLAGERGEQNEEAR, translated from the coding sequence ATGCGGCACCTGCTCGACACGCGCGGCCTCGACCGTGCCGATGCGCTGCGCATCCTCGACGTCGCCGAGGACATGGCGGACACGCAGCGGCGCGAGGTCAAGAAGCTCCCGACGCTGCGGGGCAAGACGGTGGTCAACCTCTTCTTCGAGGACTCCACGCGCACCCGGATCTCCTTCGAGGCCGCGGCGAAACGGCTGAGCGCGGATGTCATCAACTTCGCCGCGAAGGGCTCCAGCGTCTCGAAGGGGGAGTCGCTGCAGGACACCGCCCAGACGCTGCAGGCGATGGCCGCCGACGCGGTCGTGATCCGCCATCAGGCCTCGGGCGCGCCGCGGACGCTCGCGACGAGCGGCTGGATCACGGCGGGGGTGGTCAACGCGGGCGACGGCACGCACGAGCACCCGACCCAGGCGCTGCTGGACGCCTTCACGATCCGCAAGCGCTTCTTCGGCGAGGACAGCAGGGGGCGCGACCTCGCGGGACTGCACGTGACCATCGTCGGCGACATCCTGCACTCCCGGGTGGCCCGCTCGAACGTGTGGCTGCTGCACACGCTGGGCGCCGAGGTGACCCTCGTCGGCCCGCCCACCCTCATCCCGCAGGACGTCTCGGCGTGGCCGGCCGGCGTGTCCTACGACCTCGACGAGGCGATCGCCGAGGGACCGGACGCGCTCATGATGCTCCGTATCCAGCTCGAGCGGATGAACGCGGCGTATTTCCCGACCGAACGGGAGTATTCCCGCGCCTGGGGGCTCGACGCGCGGCGCCTGGCGGCCCTGCCGGCCGATAGCATTGTCATGCACCCGGGACCCATGAACCGTGGCCTGGAGATCTCGGCCGATGCGGCGGACTCGCCCCGGTCGACGGTGCTGGAGCAGGTGACCAACGGCGTCTCGATCCGGATGGCAGTGCTGTACCTGCTGCTGGCGGGCGAACGCGGCGAACAGAACGAGGAGGCACGGTGA